A window of Camelina sativa cultivar DH55 unplaced genomic scaffold, Cs unpScaffold06383, whole genome shotgun sequence genomic DNA:
CCTTCTAGCTTCTTTCAAGAACGAAACTACTATAGGATTCATTCTGTTATCCTCTGCTCTAAGACAAATGTCTCCAACTTTTGCAGAAGTCACTTGGTTAGCCCAAGGACCTTGCTTCCAGAAGACTTTGAAACTGCACCCACACACTTCGCTCCCTTCCTCTTCACGTTCATGCTTCGTTCTCTCAACGTACGCACAAAGAATAAACCGGATCaagattatttcaaaaacatttaaacacCGGGACTACTAATT
This region includes:
- the LOC104774873 gene encoding uncharacterized protein LOC104774873; the encoded protein is DGTKVCATFPSVTGEVKFYDAIVVTHEREEEGSEVCGCSFKVFWKQGPWANQVTSAKVGDICLRAEDNRMNPIVVSFLKEARRKLTGEACLQGEETEWQKILKK